The following proteins are encoded in a genomic region of Chloracidobacterium sp.:
- a CDS encoding SDR family oxidoreductase yields MSGGTRGIGAAICEVFAREGADVAFNYFSSDELAEKMKAKIESYGRRAFAFKVSATDRFGMKHIAREIKESWGAINVLVNNAAVNKADNFATTTDKSWDWVIDTNVNSLFAVTKPFYKQMIRERIGSILNITSVGAIRSLPTSVHYATAKAAMIGFTKCLSREAANFGISVNAIAAGIFDTDLGQTLPDRLMEIHEHWVSKGRLGRPAELAEFAAFMCSDRNSFMNGEVVIVDGGAVT; encoded by the coding sequence GTGTCCGGCGGAACTCGAGGTATCGGGGCCGCGATCTGTGAGGTTTTTGCCCGAGAAGGGGCCGATGTTGCGTTCAATTATTTTTCGAGCGATGAACTCGCCGAAAAGATGAAAGCGAAGATCGAGTCGTACGGCCGCCGGGCCTTCGCATTCAAGGTGTCTGCAACCGATCGTTTCGGGATGAAGCATATCGCACGCGAGATAAAAGAGTCTTGGGGTGCGATAAATGTCCTCGTCAACAACGCTGCGGTCAACAAAGCGGATAACTTTGCTACGACGACGGACAAGAGTTGGGATTGGGTAATAGATACCAATGTGAACAGCCTCTTTGCCGTTACAAAGCCTTTCTATAAGCAGATGATCCGTGAACGCATCGGTTCGATCTTGAACATCACCTCGGTCGGCGCCATCCGTTCGCTCCCGACATCGGTCCATTACGCGACCGCTAAGGCAGCAATGATCGGCTTCACCAAGTGCCTTTCACGCGAAGCGGCTAACTTCGGCATTTCGGTCAACGCCATTGCGGCGGGTATTTTTGATACCGATCTCGGGCAGACATTGCCGGATCGGCTAATGGAGATACACGAGCATTGGGTCTCAAAGGGACGCCTCGGGCGGCCCGCAGAGCTTGCCGAATTTGCAGCGTTCATGTGCAGCGACCGCAACAGTTTCATGAACGGCGAGGTCGTCATCGTGGACGGCGGCGCCGTAACCTAA
- a CDS encoding radical SAM protein: protein MDFTTREIFKRYASMVIGKTISPVFLNILVTSVCDMRCTHCFFTEELDDRPRKKLQMKTDEIARISETLGGNLGVLVLAGGEPFTRKDLPEIVKAFYENNNLESVYLMSNGQIHQRIFPDVTRILDECPKLNVSVALGIDGLKEAHEKIRRKEGSWDKAIHTARTLQQMKREQYPQLDIQTCTCVMHSNEDTIFDWYDFLKYDLKPDKVNINYIRPPSADPSELNFDHKRYQELSQMILDDTKSAAIKNNYGGKSGFFKAAVDIYMHGLIAKTKEEDKPQLKCYAGSAGAVIYDNGALSSCENKPDVLNLRDFDWNFQAAWTSDQMKARRKDIAAGCHCTHESNCFYPSLPFNPGHLIKIKKLESEMRKAAASAGFETAREAVLKKA from the coding sequence ATGGACTTTACTACAAGAGAGATCTTTAAGCGTTACGCGAGCATGGTGATCGGGAAGACCATCTCACCTGTATTTCTTAACATTCTCGTTACCAGCGTGTGTGATATGCGCTGTACGCACTGTTTCTTTACCGAAGAACTCGATGATCGCCCGCGCAAAAAGCTCCAGATGAAGACCGATGAGATCGCACGGATATCAGAGACGCTTGGCGGCAATCTAGGCGTGCTTGTGCTCGCCGGCGGTGAGCCCTTCACACGGAAGGACCTCCCGGAGATCGTCAAGGCATTTTATGAGAACAACAATCTCGAATCGGTCTATTTGATGTCCAACGGACAGATCCATCAGCGAATTTTCCCGGATGTTACAAGGATCCTGGATGAGTGCCCAAAGCTTAATGTCTCCGTCGCTCTTGGCATTGACGGTTTGAAGGAAGCGCATGAAAAGATCAGGAGAAAGGAAGGCAGCTGGGATAAGGCGATCCATACTGCAAGAACGCTTCAACAGATGAAGCGCGAGCAATATCCGCAGCTTGATATCCAAACCTGCACCTGTGTTATGCACTCGAATGAGGATACGATCTTCGATTGGTATGACTTTCTAAAATACGACCTTAAGCCCGACAAGGTGAATATTAACTACATTCGCCCGCCGTCGGCCGATCCGAGTGAGTTGAATTTTGACCACAAGCGATATCAGGAACTTTCGCAGATGATCCTTGACGACACAAAGAGCGCTGCGATCAAGAATAATTACGGCGGCAAGTCCGGCTTCTTCAAAGCAGCGGTAGATATCTATATGCACGGCCTCATCGCAAAGACAAAAGAGGAAGACAAACCGCAGTTAAAGTGCTATGCAGGTTCGGCCGGAGCAGTGATCTACGACAACGGAGCTCTTTCCTCGTGCGAGAACAAGCCTGACGTGCTTAACCTCCGTGATTTTGACTGGAATTTCCAGGCAGCGTGGACATCTGACCAGATGAAAGCTCGACGCAAAGACATAGCTGCCGGATGCCATTGCACGCACGAATCGAATTGCTTCTATCCGTCGCTGCCGTTTAATCCGGGCCATCTCATCAAGATCAAAAAGCTTGAATCTGAGATGCGAAAAGCGGCGGCATCCGCAGGGTTCGAGACCGCCCGCGAGGCCGTTCTAAAGAAAGCATAG
- a CDS encoding glycosyltransferase, which produces MQPNTPKILIISSDTGGGHRSAAAAIAAGVQKFWQGDSAAVRIIKAVEESHRVTEKLVNIYNWILRNKQHWMKYLYWVVNKIRPETREFFHKRCIGFCRDVFEKWCPHMVVSVHPLTQHIFGRILRELNLVGQVPLVTVVTDPCYGFWKGWACDDVSLYLVANDEARRQLIDYGVSPEKIKVSGMPVDPKFHEVCEADAQNARKVFGLDPDKFTVFINAGWIGGGNIPQIFREFIRGDLDVQAIFLAGKNDQLRLEAERLARTAKFPVKVIGYSDEIEKLMQSANVMVSKLGGLTTFEALACRLPIIADATTPPMPQEAGTVQLIHDKGAGILLKNCTDIVQTIDGLVHDRDRYSRMKAATAGLSAPNSTEYIIRELNALWQREQVPIRAAA; this is translated from the coding sequence ATGCAGCCGAATACGCCAAAGATCCTGATAATCTCTTCCGACACCGGCGGCGGGCACCGGAGCGCCGCGGCGGCCATAGCTGCCGGCGTGCAAAAGTTCTGGCAGGGCGACTCGGCGGCGGTCCGTATAATCAAGGCGGTCGAGGAGTCGCATCGCGTTACCGAAAAGCTCGTCAACATCTACAATTGGATACTTCGTAATAAACAGCACTGGATGAAGTATCTCTATTGGGTGGTCAATAAGATACGCCCGGAGACCCGCGAATTCTTTCATAAACGCTGCATCGGATTTTGCCGTGATGTTTTCGAAAAATGGTGTCCTCACATGGTCGTAAGTGTACACCCGCTGACCCAACATATATTCGGAAGGATACTCCGAGAGTTGAATTTGGTCGGACAAGTGCCATTGGTCACGGTTGTTACCGATCCGTGCTACGGATTTTGGAAGGGCTGGGCCTGTGATGACGTCTCGCTCTATCTTGTCGCAAATGACGAAGCAAGGCGGCAGCTGATCGATTACGGTGTTTCGCCCGAAAAGATAAAGGTTTCCGGAATGCCTGTCGATCCGAAATTCCACGAGGTTTGCGAGGCGGACGCCCAAAACGCGCGGAAAGTGTTCGGGCTTGATCCGGATAAATTTACGGTATTCATAAATGCGGGCTGGATCGGCGGCGGGAATATCCCGCAGATCTTCCGCGAATTCATCCGCGGCGACCTCGATGTGCAGGCGATCTTCCTTGCAGGTAAGAACGACCAGCTTCGACTTGAGGCCGAGCGGCTGGCGCGAACCGCAAAATTCCCTGTCAAGGTCATCGGCTATTCTGATGAGATCGAAAAGCTTATGCAATCGGCAAACGTTATGGTCTCAAAACTCGGCGGCCTGACCACTTTTGAGGCTCTTGCATGCCGCTTGCCGATCATTGCCGATGCTACAACGCCGCCCATGCCGCAGGAGGCAGGCACTGTTCAGCTTATCCACGATAAAGGTGCCGGAATACTCTTGAAGAACTGCACGGACATCGTTCAGACGATCGACGGCCTCGTTCACGACCGCGACAGGTATTCCCGTATGAAGGCGGCGACCGCAGGGCTTTCCGCCCCGAATTCCACCGAATATATCATCCGCGAACTGAACGCTTTATGGCAGCGCGAGCAGGTGCCGATCAGGGCCGCCGCATAA
- a CDS encoding urea transporter produces the protein MYKAIFSFFDQVIKGMGQIMLKESILTGVLVTIGVFVGGWRTFLATLAAAAAGTLTARLFGFDRKKIDSGLYGFSAALVGAAIGLLFDLTPTTWIAVILGGAAAALVQHIFLRKELPGYTFPFILVTWATVFVLRNFAQVPGPNLFLGKHDALALGNAFAVTNGFGEVTFQKNVFSGIFIFIGVLAADIRAALYGFTASLAGALIAQASGQAADAVTLGLFGFNPVLTAIALSGPTKRDLLFCIIGVIITIGVNLAFANTEIFDAVGGAFTFPFVLATWITSLIKKTSAKQQ, from the coding sequence ATGTATAAGGCGATATTTTCTTTCTTCGACCAGGTGATCAAAGGCATGGGCCAGATAATGCTCAAAGAGAGTATTTTGACTGGCGTGCTTGTTACGATCGGGGTTTTTGTCGGCGGATGGCGGACGTTCCTCGCCACGCTCGCGGCAGCGGCTGCAGGAACATTGACCGCGCGTTTATTCGGCTTCGACCGCAAAAAGATCGACTCCGGACTTTACGGATTCAGTGCGGCACTGGTCGGGGCAGCCATTGGCCTTCTTTTTGATCTGACGCCGACCACCTGGATTGCCGTCATTCTGGGCGGCGCGGCGGCCGCCCTCGTTCAGCACATTTTTCTGCGAAAGGAGCTTCCGGGCTACACTTTTCCGTTCATTCTGGTAACTTGGGCGACCGTCTTCGTATTGAGGAATTTTGCTCAAGTTCCGGGCCCGAATCTATTTCTTGGAAAACACGATGCACTGGCGCTCGGCAATGCGTTCGCGGTAACCAACGGCTTTGGTGAGGTAACCTTTCAGAAAAATGTTTTCTCCGGAATTTTCATCTTTATAGGTGTGCTTGCTGCCGACATACGGGCGGCTCTGTATGGCTTTACAGCTTCGCTTGCTGGTGCATTGATCGCACAAGCAAGCGGGCAGGCTGCTGATGCGGTAACGCTCGGCCTGTTCGGGTTCAATCCGGTTCTGACTGCCATTGCTCTTTCCGGGCCGACGAAGCGTGACCTTCTGTTCTGCATCATTGGCGTAATAATTACGATCGGTGTGAATCTCGCTTTCGCGAACACCGAGATCTTCGATGCGGTCGGCGGCGCCTTTACGTTCCCGTTCGTCCTGGCTACATGGATCACATCGTTAATAAAGAAAACATCGGCCAAGCAGCAGTAA
- a CDS encoding NAD-dependent epimerase/dehydratase family protein: protein MKVLVTGGSGYLGTHVRRFFGADDLSRRSGKDVLIRQDAAIASEYDLVIHMAANLDRSSAGEEKNFETQVAGTINILRSMREGAAFIYLSTKDIYGRFADNYFDVPETVPVSYSGQSSFEWSKFIAEKYVEYYANARGFRSCIFRLSSAYAPMSEGNRPSFAGHYANAINLGEAIRLPAGGTPIRDILHVDDFARACSAFFESVIRHGLYNIGGGRANAMSLTDLITKMEEVSGLSAVIDTDHPLPAPVPLNYVTDTSLIMLELDWEPQIAVEDGLRTLFSAHDA, encoded by the coding sequence ATGAAGGTACTCGTTACGGGCGGAAGCGGTTATCTCGGCACGCATGTGAGGCGTTTTTTCGGTGCTGACGACCTGTCGAGACGTTCGGGCAAGGATGTTTTGATCCGCCAAGATGCTGCGATCGCGAGTGAATACGACTTGGTTATCCACATGGCGGCGAACCTCGATCGATCATCCGCCGGTGAAGAAAAGAATTTTGAGACGCAGGTTGCGGGAACTATCAATATCCTTCGGTCGATGCGTGAAGGAGCCGCCTTCATTTATTTGTCAACAAAGGATATATACGGACGCTTTGCGGATAATTACTTTGATGTGCCCGAGACCGTGCCGGTTTCATATTCGGGGCAATCATCTTTCGAATGGTCGAAGTTCATTGCTGAGAAATACGTCGAATATTATGCGAACGCTCGCGGCTTTCGCTCGTGTATTTTTCGTCTTTCATCCGCCTACGCACCAATGAGCGAAGGCAACAGGCCGAGTTTTGCGGGCCACTATGCAAATGCGATCAATCTTGGCGAGGCGATCCGGCTGCCTGCCGGCGGAACGCCTATCCGCGATATCCTGCACGTTGATGACTTTGCACGCGCGTGTTCAGCGTTCTTTGAGTCTGTGATACGGCACGGACTTTATAACATCGGCGGCGGCCGTGCGAATGCAATGAGTCTGACCGACCTTATCACAAAGATGGAAGAGGTCTCGGGCCTTTCGGCTGTCATTGATACTGATCATCCGCTGCCTGCGCCTGTGCCGCTCAATTATGTTACCGATACATCGCTCATAATGCTCGAACTCGACTGGGAACCGCAGATCGCGGTCGAGGACGGCCTGCGGACATTGTTCTCTGCCCACGATGCCTGA
- a CDS encoding DsbA family oxidoreductase, with the protein MSDLTEKLRVEVWSDVVCPFCYIGKRNYEAALAKFEHPEEVVLEFRAFQLDPNMTQDPNKKTDLREHLAHKYGRSLPEADAMLQQMAGTAKNAGLTFNFDTAVRFNTYQAHRIAQIAKEKGLGNEFEEALFAAYFTNGIDLGSAEKLRQVAASVGLCDADLEAALNDETYAAMVDQDLREAASIGISGVPFFLFNKKYAVSGAQPPEVFLEALNAAYNDWKRSEAPEIKAVSAGSSCDIGGNCDR; encoded by the coding sequence ATGAGTGATCTTACCGAAAAACTACGCGTCGAAGTTTGGAGCGATGTTGTCTGCCCATTCTGCTATATCGGAAAACGGAATTACGAGGCGGCTCTTGCTAAGTTTGAACATCCTGAAGAGGTCGTGTTGGAATTCAGAGCATTTCAGCTTGACCCGAATATGACGCAGGACCCGAACAAAAAGACCGATCTTCGCGAACATCTCGCACATAAGTACGGACGCAGTTTGCCCGAGGCCGATGCAATGCTTCAACAGATGGCCGGAACGGCGAAGAATGCGGGACTTACGTTCAATTTCGATACCGCAGTTCGCTTCAATACCTATCAAGCACATCGCATCGCTCAGATAGCGAAAGAAAAAGGACTCGGCAATGAGTTCGAGGAAGCTCTTTTTGCGGCATATTTTACCAACGGCATTGACCTTGGCAGCGCGGAAAAGCTGAGGCAAGTCGCAGCAAGTGTCGGGCTGTGCGATGCTGATCTCGAAGCGGCGCTTAACGACGAAACCTATGCCGCAATGGTCGATCAGGATCTCCGCGAGGCCGCCTCGATAGGTATTTCAGGAGTCCCGTTCTTCTTATTCAACAAGAAATATGCCGTCTCAGGCGCTCAGCCGCCTGAAGTCTTTCTCGAAGCGCTGAACGCCGCTTATAACGATTGGAAGCGGTCGGAGGCTCCCGAGATCAAAGCGGTAAGTGCCGGATCGTCCTGCGATATCGGCGGAAATTGCGATCGATAG
- a CDS encoding PBP1A family penicillin-binding protein: MPPKGWVKARRQVSFKAPPKSRVRRLIDLVFNRWTLIISLIVLLITFLSLTYFWFEFSDRIDRRLLSGEVFTPTAGIYSAPKTLRVDESISMQELTDYLRSAGYIEKNNKADQSRSRYSAEGDVLAIEPGAGAVIDGKKAFPSISVKFGKDLKTVAAIGDRDTGEQVKEARLEPKMLSSVAAEGDGRRKTITYNDLPPHLIRAIVATEDRAFFDHYGVNFRGIARALWRRYDSDENSPLQNQGGSSITQQLVKNTLLSNEQTLERKATEAFMSIILETRLSKQDIFTLYANQIYLGQRSGVSIYGVGEAANAYFGKDVSQLTLPESAFIAGIIRSPNRYNPYKNLEKVTERRNQVLESMVETGDIDPAKLAEYKQEPIELRQFDAKHDLQGMPYFSQYAIDELPKLVSDPEAIQHLRVYTSIDPDLQRIAYETVSKRLNSLDKYFPKKEKGSLNAALVAVRPRTGEIVAMVGGRDYLQNQFNRATSAKRQPGSVFKPFVYTAAINSAYDSGTRQFTAASIFKDEKKVFTFGTETYSPNNFGDTFSNKELTLRDALVKSKNVITVDLAMQLNIGKVMNFAAKAGLPKVDKAYPSMALGTAEATPLEVATAYTMFANLGDRAAPMPITQITSGDGRTVTAPLPERKNIVRPDVAYIMDDIMKDVINRGTAAQAQGWGFRNVAGKTAFAGKTGTSRDGWFAGFTPEIVCVVYVGFDNGDDLGMKGSDSAMPVWADFMKAALALHPEWNGDWTMPGGIRKGEIDIRNGKLIRELDAVEQQLPDASPTATPTPMKLVDSEGNEIPVDTPSVPEPEIYVTNVPAEFRRIELFISGTMPSRAIAGTEDINVETESKHPSPTPVDSTWQDSAQPPNGEPPGRPPNAPRSESGTVSVAVCPLTGLRATSKCPEREMRTFAAGSEPKEFCTFHR; the protein is encoded by the coding sequence ATGCCGCCAAAAGGATGGGTGAAGGCACGGCGTCAGGTCTCATTTAAGGCTCCGCCAAAGTCGCGCGTAAGGCGGCTCATCGACCTTGTGTTCAACCGTTGGACGCTCATCATTAGCCTAATCGTGCTTCTGATCACGTTCCTCTCGTTGACGTACTTCTGGTTCGAATTCTCTGACCGTATCGACCGGCGTCTGCTCAGCGGCGAGGTTTTTACGCCGACCGCGGGCATATATTCGGCCCCAAAAACGCTCCGCGTCGATGAGTCGATATCGATGCAGGAGCTGACCGATTATCTTCGCTCTGCCGGCTATATCGAAAAGAATAATAAGGCCGATCAGTCGCGAAGCCGGTATTCGGCCGAGGGCGACGTACTTGCCATCGAGCCCGGTGCCGGTGCGGTGATCGACGGTAAAAAGGCATTTCCGTCAATATCCGTTAAGTTCGGCAAGGATCTTAAGACGGTGGCCGCGATCGGTGACCGCGACACGGGCGAACAAGTCAAAGAGGCACGGCTTGAACCCAAGATGCTGAGTTCGGTTGCGGCTGAGGGCGACGGCCGACGAAAGACCATCACCTATAATGACCTGCCGCCGCACCTTATACGGGCGATCGTGGCGACCGAGGATAGAGCCTTTTTTGACCATTACGGCGTCAACTTTCGCGGTATCGCACGCGCGCTTTGGCGGCGATATGACAGCGATGAGAATTCACCGCTTCAAAATCAGGGCGGCTCCTCCATAACGCAGCAGCTTGTCAAGAACACGCTCCTGAGCAACGAGCAGACACTCGAGCGCAAAGCGACCGAGGCCTTTATGTCGATCATTCTCGAAACGCGGCTCAGCAAGCAGGATATCTTTACGCTATATGCCAATCAGATATATCTTGGGCAGCGTTCGGGTGTGTCGATCTACGGCGTCGGCGAGGCGGCAAATGCTTATTTCGGCAAAGATGTATCACAGCTTACGCTGCCCGAATCCGCTTTTATCGCAGGAATAATTCGCAGTCCGAACCGCTACAATCCGTACAAGAATCTCGAAAAGGTAACGGAGCGGCGCAATCAGGTCCTTGAATCGATGGTTGAAACAGGCGATATCGACCCCGCAAAGCTTGCGGAATACAAGCAGGAACCTATCGAGCTCCGGCAATTCGACGCTAAACATGACCTGCAGGGTATGCCGTATTTTTCACAATACGCCATCGACGAGCTGCCGAAACTCGTCTCGGACCCCGAAGCGATACAGCACTTGCGTGTTTACACCTCGATCGACCCCGACCTTCAGCGGATCGCTTATGAGACCGTAAGCAAACGGCTGAATTCGCTGGACAAATACTTTCCAAAGAAAGAGAAAGGATCGCTGAACGCAGCCCTTGTAGCCGTCCGACCGAGGACCGGCGAGATCGTGGCAATGGTCGGCGGGCGCGATTATCTGCAAAATCAGTTCAACCGAGCAACAAGTGCGAAAAGGCAGCCCGGCTCCGTATTCAAGCCCTTTGTTTATACGGCCGCGATAAATTCCGCTTACGACTCGGGCACACGGCAATTTACCGCCGCCAGCATATTCAAAGACGAAAAGAAGGTGTTCACCTTCGGCACCGAGACCTATTCGCCGAATAATTTCGGCGACACTTTCTCGAACAAGGAGTTGACGCTGCGGGACGCGCTGGTTAAGAGCAAAAATGTTATAACCGTCGATCTTGCCATGCAGCTGAATATCGGCAAAGTGATGAATTTCGCGGCAAAGGCCGGCTTGCCAAAGGTCGATAAGGCATATCCTTCGATGGCACTCGGAACTGCCGAAGCTACTCCGTTGGAGGTTGCCACAGCGTACACAATGTTCGCCAATCTCGGCGACCGTGCCGCGCCAATGCCGATCACGCAAATAACATCCGGCGACGGCCGCACGGTTACGGCCCCGCTGCCCGAACGTAAGAATATCGTACGACCCGATGTCGCCTACATAATGGACGACATTATGAAAGACGTCATCAATCGCGGCACCGCAGCACAGGCCCAAGGTTGGGGCTTTCGCAACGTCGCCGGCAAGACGGCCTTTGCCGGAAAGACCGGAACCTCACGCGACGGATGGTTCGCGGGCTTTACGCCCGAGATCGTTTGCGTCGTCTATGTAGGTTTTGACAATGGCGACGACCTTGGGATGAAAGGATCGGATTCGGCAATGCCGGTGTGGGCCGACTTTATGAAGGCCGCTCTTGCCCTGCATCCTGAATGGAATGGCGACTGGACGATGCCCGGCGGCATCCGCAAGGGCGAGATCGACATTCGCAACGGCAAGCTTATCCGCGAACTGGATGCCGTTGAACAGCAGCTGCCCGATGCCTCGCCCACGGCAACACCGACGCCGATGAAGCTGGTTGACAGCGAAGGAAATGAGATACCGGTTGACACGCCCTCGGTACCTGAACCGGAGATCTATGTAACGAATGTTCCCGCTGAGTTTCGCCGTATTGAGCTGTTCATTTCGGGGACAATGCCGAGCCGCGCGATCGCAGGAACCGAAGATATCAACGTCGAGACCGAAAGCAAGCATCCGTCGCCGACGCCCGTCGATTCGACCTGGCAGGATTCCGCTCAACCGCCTAACGGTGAGCCGCCGGGACGTCCGCCGAATGCTCCGCGCTCCGAATCAGGCACTGTTTCCGTGGCTGTGTGTCCGTTGACAGGGTTGCGTGCAACATCGAAATGCCCGGAGCGTGAAATGCGAACCTTTGCCGCCGGCTCAGAACCGAAGGAATTTTGTACGTTTCATCGTTGA
- the waaF gene encoding lipopolysaccharide heptosyltransferase II: MKILVRGTNWIGDAVMSIPALRELRRIFPEDRITLHTRSWADGLFEEASFIDDIVTYEKHRWRVKDVLDNSQFLREDRYDLAILLPNSFEAALTAFLSKIPRRIGYNKDVRGLLLTDPIAVPEWKGRRHEAFYYIELVRQIERLILGSETVGGEVPDALLEVSDKRRSIARKYLADLGCDPTKETIVLGVGSANSAAKRWPAASYAAIADMFSGRRDANVVLMGSKDEAQIAADVEKATRSPIFNIAGRTSLAEGVAILSVVDLTVSNDMGLAHLAAAVQTNTLVIFGPTDPNITRPFSSYAHIITAGADCSPCHLRDCPIDHRCMTRITPQMVFDRSVSILERDGTAATE, translated from the coding sequence ATGAAGATACTTGTACGCGGTACAAATTGGATCGGTGATGCAGTGATGTCGATCCCGGCATTACGTGAGCTTCGGCGGATATTTCCCGAAGATCGCATTACGCTGCATACACGCTCGTGGGCCGACGGGCTTTTCGAAGAAGCAAGTTTTATTGACGATATCGTTACCTACGAAAAGCACCGTTGGCGTGTAAAAGATGTGCTCGACAATTCGCAGTTCCTGCGTGAGGACCGTTATGACCTGGCGATCCTGCTGCCGAACTCGTTCGAGGCGGCGCTTACCGCGTTCTTATCAAAGATCCCTCGGCGGATCGGCTACAACAAGGATGTGCGCGGCCTTCTGTTGACCGACCCGATCGCGGTGCCCGAGTGGAAGGGCCGGCGGCACGAGGCTTTCTACTACATCGAACTTGTGCGTCAGATCGAACGGCTTATCCTAGGCAGTGAAACGGTCGGGGGCGAAGTGCCGGACGCATTGCTCGAGGTCTCGGACAAGCGTAGATCGATCGCACGCAAATATCTGGCGGATCTCGGATGCGATCCGACAAAGGAAACCATTGTGTTGGGCGTCGGCTCGGCCAATTCGGCGGCGAAACGCTGGCCTGCGGCAAGCTACGCGGCAATTGCCGATATGTTTTCCGGGCGGCGCGATGCGAACGTAGTTTTAATGGGTTCGAAAGATGAGGCTCAGATCGCGGCCGATGTGGAAAAGGCGACAAGGTCGCCGATCTTCAATATCGCGGGCAGGACGAGCCTTGCGGAGGGCGTTGCGATACTGAGCGTTGTTGATCTTACGGTGTCGAACGACATGGGGTTGGCGCACCTGGCGGCGGCCGTTCAAACAAATACCCTCGTCATCTTCGGCCCGACCGACCCGAACATCACAAGGCCGTTCTCAAGTTATGCTCATATTATTACTGCGGGTGCTGACTGCTCGCCGTGTCATTTGCGCGATTGCCCCATCGATCATCGCTGTATGACGCGCATAACGCCTCAAATGGTATTTGACCGATCTGTCAGCATTCTTGAGCGCGATGGAACTGCTGCCACTGAATAG
- a CDS encoding competence/damage-inducible protein A: protein MSTSLMRTAEIIAIGSELLTPTKIDTNSLWFTEKLDEIGIGVMLKTIVGDDAVRLEAAIRDALTRSDIVITTGGLGPTEDDITRAVAAKAVSRELIYRDDIEQQLRERFKRWTSVMPEINKRQAYVIEGSDILPNPNGSAVGMLLELGTKMLVILPGPPRENQPMFVDHVYERLRSIAGETYVSRRLLRVSGMGESAVDEIAAPIYTAYDNVQTSILIGKSEIELRIAARESDPRSAQAAADEVAEKITAAIGIAVFSTNGDSMEQVIGKMLVDRGETLALAESCTGGLVSRRITEIAGSSRYFIEGAVTYSNEAKVRTLGVDPKIIEDHGAVSADCAEAMARGIRERSGAAHAISITGIAGPDGGTEVKPVGTVYIGYSGPAGTRSRKFVFPGDRYLIRRHSSQAALDYLRRQMLKL from the coding sequence GTGAGCACATCACTGATGAGAACCGCAGAGATAATTGCTATCGGTTCGGAGCTGCTGACGCCGACAAAGATCGATACGAACAGCCTTTGGTTCACCGAAAAGTTAGACGAGATCGGCATAGGCGTGATGCTCAAGACGATCGTCGGTGATGATGCCGTACGTCTTGAAGCCGCGATCCGCGATGCTCTCACACGCTCGGATATCGTGATAACGACGGGCGGCTTAGGGCCGACCGAAGATGATATTACGAGGGCCGTCGCAGCAAAAGCAGTCAGCCGCGAGTTGATCTATCGAGACGATATCGAACAGCAGCTTCGTGAGCGTTTCAAGCGCTGGACGAGTGTGATGCCGGAGATAAATAAGCGGCAAGCTTATGTGATCGAAGGCTCTGACATTCTGCCAAATCCCAACGGGTCTGCGGTTGGGATGCTTCTTGAATTAGGAACCAAGATGCTGGTCATTCTGCCCGGGCCGCCGCGCGAGAATCAGCCGATGTTTGTCGATCACGTCTATGAAAGGCTGAGAAGCATCGCCGGTGAGACCTATGTGTCGCGGCGGCTCCTTCGTGTTTCGGGCATGGGTGAATCGGCAGTGGATGAGATCGCGGCCCCGATCTACACCGCGTATGACAATGTACAAACCTCCATTCTGATCGGTAAAAGCGAGATCGAGCTTCGCATTGCCGCCCGTGAGTCCGATCCAAGGTCGGCGCAGGCGGCCGCTGATGAGGTTGCAGAAAAGATCACCGCTGCTATCGGGATCGCTGTGTTTTCCACGAACGGCGACTCGATGGAGCAGGTGATAGGCAAAATGCTTGTCGATCGCGGCGAGACACTTGCTCTCGCCGAAAGCTGCACCGGCGGGCTTGTCTCGCGGCGGATCACGGAGATCGCGGGTTCGTCGCGCTATTTTATCGAGGGTGCCGTAACGTATTCGAACGAGGCAAAGGTTCGAACTTTAGGCGTCGATCCGAAGATCATCGAGGATCATGGCGCGGTAAGCGCGGATTGTGCAGAGGCGATGGCACGGGGTATCCGCGAGCGTTCCGGGGCCGCACACGCGATCTCGATCACGGGCATTGCCGGGCCTGACGGCGGCACGGAGGTAAAGCCGGTCGGTACGGTCTATATCGGTTATTCGGGGCCTGCCGGCACGCGAAGCCGCAAGTTCGTCTTTCCCGGAGACCGATACCTGATCCGCCGGCATTCAAGCCAGGCCGCGCTCGACTACTTAAGACGGCAAATGCTGAAACTTTAG